The following are encoded together in the Heliangelus exortis chromosome 15, bHelExo1.hap1, whole genome shotgun sequence genome:
- the KCNMB1 gene encoding calcium-activated potassium channel subunit beta-1: MLGKKLVTAQKRGETRALCLGLGMMACSMVTYFFIGITIVPFYTKSVWTTETVCKVLKVNIQDKVPCSNSEGSEDEDAFPYPCLQVWVNLTASGQEVMLYQTEDTLERNSKCSYVPGKSENSKEVKARIETIASNFKKYQTLPCYYDPGGMQTNVILSRLYPPKSLLFAFLWPTLMFTGGCLIIVLVKISQYVSVLSAWQ; the protein is encoded by the exons ATGTTGGGAAAAAAGCTGGTGACTGCACAAAAGCGAGGGGAGACCAGAGCTctgtgcctggggctgggaaTGATGGCCTGCTCCATGGTGACGTACTTTTTTATTGGGATCACCATTGTGCCATTCTACACTAAAAG TGTATGGACAACAGAAACTGTGTGCAAGGTACTCAAAGTCAACATCCAAGACAAAGTTCCATGCTCAAATAGTGAAGGCTCAGAGGATGAGGATGCCTTTCCTTACCCCTGTCTCCAGGTGTGGGTTAATCTGACAGCCTCAGGACAAGAGGTTATGCTGTATCAGACTGAAGAtacactggaaagaaattctaaG TGCTCATACGTTCCAGGAAAGTCAGAGAACTCTAAAGAAGTCAAAGCACGAATAGAAACAATTGCAAGCAATTTCAAGAAGTACCAGACTTTACCATGCTACTATGACCCAGGAGGAATGCAGACCAATGTCATTCTAAGCAGACTTTATCCCCCCAAAAGcctcctttttgctttcctttggcCTACACTCATGTTTACTGGTGGATGTCTGATTATTGTTCTGGTAAAAATTAGTCAGtatgtttctgttctttctgcttggcagtag